The following is a genomic window from Aquila chrysaetos chrysaetos chromosome 2, bAquChr1.4, whole genome shotgun sequence.
ACCGATTGTTGCTTTCAGAATGCATACTCACCCTCTCTGGCCTGCTATCCCGTCCTGGTGGCTTCAAAATATCATCTACATTTTTAGATTCTGGTTTCCTTTCCACTCGTGGAGCAGGTGGTGGCTGACGGGGCATTGATGGAGCAGAAATAGGAATCCTTTCCTCAGGGTAATTTCTACGATCACCTTCAAATTCCAGTGTTTGGACAGAAGAATTTTCTTagttcagtaaaataaaaaaattaagatgttcATACTCAGCTGAGCTGATTTAAACAGACCTGcattattttagaataaattcACAGATTTGTCCCCCAAATAATTCAAATTTAGAATCTTGAGCCTACTGCaatcaaagacattttttagcAGAGTACGTAACTGTTGCATTCCTGATCTCATCACCACTGAGAAACAAAGCTACATGACACCACCCAAATAAATTTTCCTGAATTATATATTCTGaacaaagaaatactgcaaatcAATTAATCTTCACCCAATTAATCTTCACCTCTGCAAGGCTGTATTTCTTGTAATATTCTATCATGGCTTCAAGATTGAGAAACTGTACCTCCAAACATGGAAGGCCCATGATCATATGCTGGGCGATCTGTCTTTCGTTCATATGGTGGTCTTTCAAAACCACCCCGCCTGGAGGAGGGATGGTCCTTCTTGTCACGGTAAGACTGAGTCCTTGAAGGCGTAGCAGGAAGAACCCTGTGAAAAGAGTATGTTGCATATTTCTAGAATTTCTACTACAGATTCCAGAGAGAAATAAACACGCACCTCGCAGGCAAAATGGACAGCCTAATACTCAATACAGCCTGAATTGCACTGATTTCAATAGTCTTCCAAAACCACGTACCTATCATCTCGGGGATGCCGCTCTTTTTCAAATCTCTCTCGTTCATAGTCCACAGAACCACGGTCTCTGTGCAATTCCCGCTCTCTCTTGAAATCCCGATGATCTGTGTTGGAATTACCCTGACGCTCAAAATAAGGCTCACGATCTCTTTCTCTGTTGTAACGACCAGGGTGCTCTGAAAGGAGAAACCCATGGAAACCCAAACTACTAAAAGATACTCTgaattttttactatttttgaaggaaaagcaacaaacaagAGTGCAAGAAAAGTATACAGAAACATATGAGGAGAGGGCTAGAATGGATTTAATCAGCTGCTCaatcttttttccaaactgtaACAGACAACCGTACCATGCAATCCTACTTAAAGgtagaaaactgaatttttaaagtggCTAGGTCATTGACTGCATTACTCCTCTTGACAATATAAACTGTTATTCTTATGGgcctctgaagaaaataaagtggttGTAGCTTAAACAAGAGTTACTtagtttaaaatacacttttagtGCCTTAAAACTTTTCTTAAGAGCTAACTAACTGTCTGAGAGCTAGCCAAGCGCTCCCTacctttttgaaatgtttgccTCTCTGGTAGAGGTTCTGGACGCAGGGTCACCCTCTCCCCATATGGAATCTGTTCCACTTTACTGGTAGTTATATctggttaaaaataataaaaaaataattaaggtCTTAAAATACCCTTCctccatttcctttcctctaTCATGAAAAGCAATCAGTCAATGGCATTAAAAGTGTCTGGAATAACTTaccaaatttcttttaatggcTAATGCAAAAAGagatatacataaatatgtaaCAACATAgtattgagagagagagagagagagagcgagagCGCGCGTGTGCGTGTAAGTGTGCATACCACTATCTTAAGAACGGGAATTCTGCCTTTTCAGATGAGTTCAAGTAGCATGCACGGTCAGAAGATTATAAACGCTAAAATGCTCTGAAAGTTTCAATAACTCAAAGCACTACTGTAATGTCAAGACTATTAACTGAAATGCTCACTTTAGATTCATAACAGTGAAAATTTTTCAACAGCTTTTAGTAAAACATCTACTTAACGGAATTGATATGGCTTCAATTCATGTTATGCCACCTTAGAGAAAAAATGCTCTTTAAGTGACAATGCACAATTTAAGAACTTCTTTACAACATGATTTCACTGTTAAAAACTAAGAATGAGGGAAattaattctattaaaaaactAGCGTTGAATTTTAGCTTCGATAAGCTCAATACCAAATGTCAGAGCCCATCACTGTTTATGTATTAAATGACTGTTTAGGGCGCACACCCTTCAGACCTAGGACTTTGTCTCCCTCCCTATCTAGAGGGTACTTCACACCCATTAAGCAGTatataaataatgcaaacaCCAGTCACATTCTGTTTTAAGTTAGTAAGTCACACCTAAGAACTGTAACAATCCAAAGTACATTCTAGCACAGTTATTTCCATACTCAGCCACAAAGGGATTAAGGGAAGTATCAATATCAATCTAAACATATCACATTAATGTGATCACATCAGTTGGTGTTTATTAGAAGCGGACGTGGCTATACACCATTCAGTTCACACAAAATAGCTCATAAtcacagcactgaagaaaacattaaactcAAGGCTGGAGGTTACAGACTCCTTAAAACTGAATTGCTTAGCATTAGATCACAATGTATGCAGCCTACAGGTCAGCTGCAGAACATCTACGGCATGCTTTGTGTGGCACACTCCTTTAGAAAGAAGCTAGGAGGACTAATTAGCTCTCCATTACAGATCAGACAAATACACTGTAGTACCCACCTCGCCCGTGGCCATAATCCACAGTTTGCTGAATTACAGGTGCTTTAGGAACCGGAGGAATAACTGGAGGAAGGGACACTGGTACAGCTGACGGAACAGAGGTGTGAACAGCAGGTACTTTCACAGGCGAGGAGACGGTTGGAGGCATCATTGACTCCTGTTTACACAACTCGTACTCCATATTTGCTCCTTTATCCTCATTTGTGTCCCAGAGTCCATGGAAAGAATCCTCATCCCAGCGTTCCTGTTCCACAGTAGAAGGTGATGGTTTTAAAGACTGACCATGACTTGGGGTTGTAGTTGGAGTAGAAACTGGAGCATGTGGCCTTGTCATAGGTGTAGCAGGCCTTGTCAGTGGGGCACTTGGTCTTGTCACAGGGGTGGGCTGTCTGAACAACACGGGAGGCTTTATAATAACAGCAGGAGAAGCTTTAATAGCTTGGGCTTCTACTGGTGCCTCTGAAGATAGCTGAGAAGAGACCTAGATGCAGAAAGCACTTTTAATGTAGATCTGTAAACTAACCTTCTCTCATCCTCTGTAAGTCAGTAAGCACAATGGCAATCGGTAATCAAATCATAAGCATTTTCTAGTACCTCCATCAAGATGCTACAGGTAGGAGGACAATATTTCAAGAACTGGTGGCCTGAATTAATTTGGTGTTTGTTCACTATGTGAAGActtaaatactatttattttctgcttcaaaataaCCTTACCAATTTAAGCTCCAGTAGGCCTATCTCAGTTCAAAAGTGTCTACGGTTTTATTCCCAAAGACTCCTGCTGTCTGCAAAGATTCCTGCTGTCTGTGAGGAGGCTGAAAAAGTCTGAAAGTAGGGCAGCTTGGTGAGGCACAAAAGGATTGATAAGGCCAGCTTCTTTCTGGAAGTCACTGGAAAAATtcccagaaagcagaaacaccTGGAAACCCCATAATGAAATCAACATAAGATAAACATAAGAAATGGGGAGGTCTTGcccagtggaaaaaacaaaataaaacagagaacgCCCTTCATGTACCAAACACCCCTATGGAACCTCAAGTGCTGTGTCTCAAGAGTATTTTCAGCATCACAGCAGATGCCAAGTTACAGGCAGCCTTATTAGCAACACGCAACGAAACTTGCAGAATGGTTGTAGATACAGAGCTGAACTTTGTAATAGCAGTTCAAAGTCACAGCAGAAATCTGAAGGGAGGAATCCCAAGAAAGACAAGAGTTGTTTGAATATCTCTAGGCAGACAGGTGTAGTCTGAGATACTTTGTATCAAAGTTGAGTAAAGTCACTTCCTAAAGGCATCAACATACCTGCAGCTCTTGGTGGCAAAACTGTtccattattttactttatagaCACTGTAAACAAGGAAGAGATCACCtaggcaaaaagaaaacttgaagtGCCTTATTCACTGCATAACACTTCTCTGGAGggatggaaaaacaaagcttgGTCTGGCTAAATGTCAGACCCAGAGGTCATCAGGGCTAAATTTATTGGTACCAGTAACTTTTGGGTTAAAATGTGTTGAAGAATAAAGACTGGGCATCGACTCAGGTATCTCCTCCAACATACATATAACTAAACTGTTTATTCGTTCTAGGAAGGATTTATAAACCTGAGTTAACATGACTGCAGAAATTCAGTTGGTTTCTGACTGGGtacaaattataaaaaaaacaaatataagcAGCTGAGAATTGTTTCCAGAACCAACCAGGAGATTAAGCAGCAGAGGAATGACTTGCATCACAACAGGAGATGAAGTCATGGAGGTACACAAATGTGAGCTTCCATATACTTTATGATATTCCAGAGGGTAACGAGAATTCCCAATaaagacagcaaacagaaaGCTAATGCCCACTCTGCACTGAAGTATCTCAGTTTCTGATGGACCTATCCTCAAATTTCTCTAACTTCAAAGAGGAGAGAGCTCTTAAAGtaggaaaagcagagcaagatGTCAGAACTTAGGCGAGGAACAGGAGCCTTATGCCCCTGTTTTGGAAGAGCTCACCTATTCTTGCACATCATCCCACAGCAATGTAGGCTGTTGAACCTCATGTGCTACTGTCCCCAATGGGTCATGCTCAGAAGATATGGTGGACTGAATGAGTacaaaaggctttgaaaaatctcaAGAAACTAAGAAGTTGCTTTGCCTCAACAGAGAATTGATGAGGTTGTaagggctgctggggaggcaTTCCACAGAGAAGTTTGACCATTAGAGTGTAGAACTGATCTGACATACGCATTAATAGTAATTACTACCAGCATGTTACTAAGTTAATACAAGATGAATTTACCTGAAAGGCACCCGGCCTTGTGCTTGTGTTCTGCGATCTCGGAGAGTCCTGTGTGGAAATGTCAGGTTTAAACTCTTTCAACTTCTGTAGCTGTTCTTTTTGCTCTCTGCACATGAATCACAAGAAAGTGTTATCAGTCTGTagcttaaatgaaaaattaaaggaatcAATACTCACAGTGAAAACCATGTATTACACTAACATCAGGGGCCAAGTCCAAAGAAAAGGACACAGCAGGCTTTATATAGTCAATGCTGTGATTCAGAAATCCGTTTCACATCCACCTAACCATGGAGGTATTTAGTGCATTAGCTCTATCCTTTTTTGATCACAAGTTTCCCCTGCGACATGCAGTTATGCTTTTGTGCTTAGCCAGAACCATTCCACTTTGACAGTAAAGAGCAAAGCTGGATTTTTAGCCTCTGCCAACACCTTCTGCAAACAAGAAGCCCATTGGAAATGAGTGCATAAGTGCTCCGGCTCACATGCTAACAGGATTGAGGCCAAAGCACAACGGAGATTCCAATACTTAAAAACCAAACGgtaattttaacttttgtttccttgttttatgTATCAATGCTATGTAATATACAACCAGTATATAAGCTATGGAGCAGAGATCAGGACCAGCAGTGAATACTACAACCACTGGATTACAAAGTTCTATTGAATatgatttcctttcctttcagtttttgttagcatttttttaactaggtttttttattgctaataaCTCTTTGTTCATATTAATTGTGTGTATTAAAGTAGCTCCCAAAGAAAAACTAAGAATGGGATTCCTCTGTACTAGACACAACAGAGACCATCCTGACTAGCAATGCATCTGTCCAGTGGCCAGCACAAGGGGAACTTGGCTCACAGGAAGGGATCCCAAGTGCTGCATTAGTACAAAGAATAAACTGAGCAATTGCTAGCACTTATGACTTCTTTACACCTGGCTTAGGAAAAATACACCAGATGGCAAATACAGAACAGCATGCAGCTCAGAGTATGCTGTTTTATacacaataaaagcaaagccagaTGAAGGCTTTACCTTTGAGATGAAAGCAGTTATGCACCACACTACTGGTATAACTctttgttcaaataaaaaaaaaaaaaatcataagcaGTCTCCCTCAAAGTTGTTCCTACTGTTCAGACTGGGGTCACCTGCATATAAGAACCTGATGAGAAGTATCAGTGTAACTAATTTTAAGATTACCCCCATATTCaattaaaaatcagtatcaGCAGTATCATGTTTATATTTCCCCTTTCTACTGGATTAGAAAGAGGTATATGTATCTACTTTcttataaaaaacattttagttcCTATGTTTAAGTATTTCAGCCCTAATAAATTACTCACTTAAGTAGTGATTCACAAACTATGGTCCTTAGCTTAAGTCCACTGGCTTGCAGCTAGTCACATTAAACAGCAAAGCATATACCTGGCAACCTGAGGCAATGGGAAAGTCAGGAAGCTGAAAACAATCTGTTGCTCCGAACTCTTGGATTAATCTAATTGCAATGAAAgattaaattattcagaaaaaaagttctcccttcctttttaaaaatcatttttcttgcattttggCATGCAACTAAGGCCCTCCATATGGGACAGATGCTTAGCAATCTTATgagtctgaaaacaaaacagcttcaaGAAAAGTGCAAAATGTCTCTGTTATCTTTCAACATGGTTTAATGTAAATGCAATAATGATaacaaaacattcattttaattgcCCATTATTTTAGCATATGTATTGGGTTCGTGTGGCAACTTTTGGTACctggggggttacaggggtggcttctgtgagaaactgctagaagcttcccctctgtctgacagagccaacgtcagccagctccaagacagacccgccgctggccaaggccgagcccatcagcaatggtggcaGCGCCTGTgtgataacgtatttaagaagggaaaaaaagttgctgcaacacagaaactgcagctggagagaggagtgagaacgtgtaagagaaacaaccctgcagacaccaaggtcagtgaaggaggcgggggaggaggtgctccaggtgccggagcagagattcccctgcagcccgtggggaagaccatggtgaggcaggctgtccccctgcagtccatggaggtccacggtggagcagatatccacccgcagcccatggaggaccccacgctggagcaggtggatgcccgaaggaggctgtgaccctgtgggaagcccacgctgaagcaggctcctggcaggacccgcggatctgtggagagaggagcccacgctggagcaggttttctggcaggacttgtgaccccatgggggacccacgctggagcagtgtgctcctgaaggactgcaccccgtggaagggacctatgctggagcagttcatgaagaactgcagcccgtgggaaggacccacgttggagaagttcgtggaggagtctcctgtgggagggaccccacgctggagcaggggaagagtgtgaggagtcctgcccccgAAGAGGATGAAATGGCAGAGACAGcctgtgatgaactgactgtaacccccattccctgtccccctgcaccgctcaggggggtaggtagagaattcgggagtgaagcggtgcccaggaagaagggaggggtgggaggaaggtgttttaagatttggttttatttctcattaccctactctggtttgattggtaataaattaagttaattttccctaagttgagtctgttttgcccatgacagtaattggttgagtgatctctccctgtccttatctcgacccatgagccttttgttatattttctcttccctgtccagttgaggagggggagtgatagagcagctttggtgggcacctggcatgcagtcagggtcaacccaccacagtataATATCTTGTTTACGAAATTAAACCCCTGTCTTTACTAGGCACCAATCCTTAGATGTCTCTCAGAAACTCATGAATAGGATGAACCACATGAACCTCTGTCTTCAAGAAACTTCCTCTCTTCTCTACAATCTCCTCTGAAAAATTTCATTCACTGAAATAGTCAaagaaactcttcttttttctttttttttttttaaaaaaacatttaatgcaCCTAAACCCATGCACCAAATTGCAAAGATAGCATTTGGACAGATGATATGTGCTCCATTCATTCTACTATCACTAAATTTACTGAGCCCTAGGATGTTTCTGATGTTTAAGAGGATATTGTAttacttatttcaaaataaatacctaTTAAAGCCTTAGGGAGTCTAATAGTTGCTTTCTCAAATGTGGTCTTGGTGAACTCTTGCATTCATATCCTCCTGATTGTTATCACTGCTGTTATGCTGATTCTCAGAACTAAGATCAACCAAACTTGACAAAATTATTCACTGACGATGCTGGATTTCAAAGGAGGGAGcattgtaaaaagaaaaaagaaaaaaacccacatatgCTTTAATTGAAAAGCCGTATCCAAAAATTAAATAGGTCCCACTGTGTGAATTAAGATGTAGATCTTGACATATAAGTATTAAAAAGCAGTTATCAACAAGCTCATTTGAGGATAACAAAAAGATTGGTCAGGTGATGTGGACAGACATCTTCCTGGAAAGTAACAAACAGGGAATACCATATCCATGGGGAAAGGGACAACCATCTGTTTAAGAAAAGTCAATCCACAAAAGCTGTGATGGAGGTACTCCAAATAACTTGTTCCACATGAGCTCCTACTATCACGCTGTGGCGAAAAGAAATGAAGCCATTACTGCATAAATCAAGGAACGAATCAGGAAAGGAGCACCATCTCCACAGAATGGAATTCCCACCCAAAGTGACAGAACCAGGCAACTCACCTAAGCATTTTGAGCTCCTGGGCAGCCTTCAGAATTATCTCATGCTGTCTTTGGCTAAGGACCATCACTCCTCCCAAGGACTGGTCAGAGTCCAGGTTTGAATCCGCTCCCAGCATATCAGAGGAATGTGAAGGTGGAGGAAGGGATGAATCTGAATGATCATCTAAAGACCGCAGTCTGTCTCCATCATCTGGATACCACCTATCCGACAACCGTTCCCTCTCCCAATCAGTCCTTTCAGGAAGGTAGTCTTGCTTCTCCCGCCATGTGTCATATCTCTCTGGATACTCTCGAATCCTCAGCTCCCCCCTGTCTCGGAGGTCTCTGTCATAATGATCTCTGTTCCTGTCCTCCCTCCACCTATCTTCACGGTATCTGTCCAGAGGTGGAAGAGGTGGTAATGGTGGTAGAGGGGGGATATCCAGGTCACGATTCCCCATTTCTCTGTCATCCATAGGTCTCATGTCCCAGTCTCTATCCCATTCTCTGTCTAAATCTTGATCATAAATATCTGAGGATCTTCCAGTCCTATCTAGATCTCTCTCGAGTTCCCTCTCTCTTGGTCTTTTCCAGTCATCCCACCATGAATCTCGCCTGTCGTGATCAGATGATAAAGGAGGTAGTGGTGGTAAGGGAGATAATGGAGGCAATGAATGGTGGGGTTGCAACCTGTCATCTCTGTCATACGCATCTACAGAATCATCCTGATAATCAGAGTTGTGATCTCTCCAGTATCGTTCTCTTTCCCAGTCATCCAATCGCTCGTGGTCCAAAGAAGGGTCATCTTGACTATCTAAAGGAAATTCCTCCTGCATTCTATCATCTTCATGACCCCAAGAACCCCTGAGTGTCTCATCTCGATGGTATGGAGGCAATTTGTCAGGATCATCTCCTAGGTGAATGGGTTTATCTATATTGCCTGTTTCAGATCTTCCTGCTTCCCTCTCCCGGCTACCTGCCCGCCTGATGGGACCCCTCTCCCGGCTACCTGCTCGCCTGACTGGGCCCCTCTCGCGGCTACCTGCCTGCCTGACAGGGACCCTCTCCCGGCTACCTGCCCGCCTGATGGGGACCCTCTCCCGGCTACCTGCTCGCCGCATGGGTTCCCTCTCCCGGCTACCCGCCCGCCGCATGGGCTCCCTCTCCCGGCTACCAGCCCGCCTCGCTGGGCCTCTCTCCCGGCTCCCTGCCCGTCCCCTGTCCCGGCTGCCTGTCCGCCCAGCTAGCTCTCTGTCTCGGCTAGAGAATACCCTCTCGTGGCTATCTGACCGTCCACCCAGTCCCCTCTCTCGGCTGCCAGACCGTCCATCTGGCATCCTCTCCCGGCTGCCTGACCGCCTATCTGGcatcctttccctgctgcctgctctcctgAACATACCCCTGCCACGGATGGATGCCTGCCTAGCCTGCCCTCTGCCTCTGTATACATATCCTCTGCCACGGCCATCATCCATCCTGCCCATTCCCCGGCCATGGCCATCGTCCATCCTGCCCATTCCCCAACCACCATCCATCCTTCCCATACCCCGACCACCATCCATCCTTCCCATCCCTCGGCCACCATCCATCCTTCCCATCCCTCGGCCACGGCCCATTCCCCAGCCACGGCCATCCCCCTGCCCTCTGCCACGGCCATCATCCAGTCTGCCCTGGCCCCTTCCTCTGCTTACTGGTCCCTTGCCTCTATCTTCATGCATAAATggccccttccctctgccttctGGTCCAGGTAGGCCCTGGGTGCTATCTGAAGCAATCAGCTGGCCGTCTGGTGAATCCAAATCCTGATTTCCTGTTACAGGGGTTACTGCACCACCTGTTCTTGCAATACCTGACTGCAAAGCTACAGGGTTACTAGAAAGGCATGTTGATTTCTGGTTCTGAATAGGCGGAGTAGGGGCTTTGGACTCTTCTACTTGCTGGTTAGGATCATGTGAACTCCACGTCCACTTTTTGGGAGGGTCTGAAATAGTTTCTTTGACTTCAGGTTTCGATGGCTCCTGTGGAGTGTTTGTCAGGTCCTCATTTGGCTCAATGGGACCTGCACTCTGTGCATCAGGAGTAGACTGTGTTCTGCTTACAGTCTGCTGATTGCCAGCTACGTCTGTAAAaggttctttgttttctgactgtGAATCTGTctgtgactgctgctgctgctgctgtcccaaATGAGGCCTGGGCCCCCTCCACCGTGGACCACCAGGTCGGGAACCATGTCCATGTGATGCATTTGTCGAAGTATAAAATTGTGCTGCTGGTCCTCGTGGGATAGTCCCCCATCTACTTGAAGACTGTCCATCTGTATTCTGTCGGTCAAAACGTGACCTGTATCCTTCTGAGCGCTGGGAGTCAAAACGAGGCCCTCTCTGTCTCGAGCCTTCAAATTTGTCATATCCTCTTCCTCGAGGTCCATCAAATCTATAGATGACATAATGGCAATTTTATTCAAATGAACAAGTCAAGTTAAAATCCTCTAAGAGtttcatcccccccccccaaagtcaCTTCTAACTGATGAATCCTAGTGTGCCTTAGGATCAATCCCTACTGAACCAGTGCAGAAGCACAGACACGTTCTTCAATTCAATATTGTCCACTGAAGACCAGTTTAAGTCACTTGCAGGTTATGTAACCCTAAAAGGAAATTTGGCTTAAGTATCTCAGGACTGAAACCTGACTGACACAGAAAGCTGGcactcatttgaaaaaaagctttccatgTTTGTTAACGGAAGTTTTGTTGCAATCAACAACTCTCGCTGAACTTTTGTTTTGATAATATGCAACAAGCCTACTTAACTATGGTGATGAATGCTATctagaaaaatctttaaatacaGATCCTTTCAGAAAGTACAACAAACTGTGATATCGCCCAGTTCCATGCAAGATAATATGcctaaaacaaatatatttttattgcatcacttttaaaattccttttgagAGCAGTTAGAACTGCTATTCCTTGAACATGAGGAAATAGGTCAGGCAAACTAATGAATAATTTATGCAATCATATTTATCTAGAACAAATTAAATTCGTTTTACACAAAATAGAGAACTCATGTCTGAAGTCAAGCTGCTTGGATGTTTGGGATTCACAGTTGCGTCTCACtggatggggtcaggaaggccaaagtgcagctggagctggactGGGCAAGGGATGCAAAAAGTAATAAGAAAGGCTTCTACAGGTAcgtcagccagaaaaggaagatcaAAGAACGTGTACCCCCCGCAATGAGCatgactggcaaactggtaacagtggacgaggagaaggctgaggtattcaacaacttttttgcctcagtcttcactggcaacgTCTCTTTCCACACCTCTTGGGTGGATGGACTGCAagacagggactgggggagcaaagtccctcaCACTGTAAGAAAAGATCAGGTTcatgaccacctgaggaacaTGAACATAAATAAGTCTATGGAATGCATCTTGTCAGgtcccagagtcctgagggaattggctgatgtagttgccaagccactctccataatatttgaaaagtcatggcagtcaggtgaagtccccagtgactgggaaaagggaaacattgcacccatttttgaaaagggtagaaaggaagaccctgggaactaccaacctgtcagcctcacctctgtgcctgggaagatcatggaacagatcctcctagaagctatgctaaggcacataGAGGACAGGGAGGTGGTTCGAGACaaccagcatggcttcaccaagagcaagtcttgcctgaccaacctagtggccttctatcATGGAGcgactacatcagtggacaagggaagagctacagatgtcatctatctggactaCTGTAAGacctttgacatggtcccccacaacacccctctctctaaattggagacatGGATTTCATGGATGGGACTGTTCAGTGCatgaggaattggctggatggttgcatccagagggtagtggtcaacagatcaatgtccagatggagatcagtgacaagtggtgtccctcaggagtccgtattgggaccagtactgtttaatatcttcaacaatgacatagacagtgggatcgagtgcaccctcagcaagtttgcagacaacaccaagctgagtggtgcagttgacacacctgagggatgggacaccatccagagggacctggacaagctcgagaagtgggcccatgtgaaccttGAGTATGCAAGGATAGACACAACTGAACAGAACACTGTTCTTTGATTCAGCAGGCATCACATCAACCCATCTTGAACTAATGACCAGACAGAACAGATATCGTTTTTGCAACTTGATACCATGTcaagtatgaaagaaaaatattccaaaaccAAGATCTTGGATTAAGCCA
Proteins encoded in this region:
- the YLPM1 gene encoding LOW QUALITY PROTEIN: YLP motif-containing protein 1 (The sequence of the model RefSeq protein was modified relative to this genomic sequence to represent the inferred CDS: deleted 1 base in 1 codon) → MYPAWGLYGAAGHYPPPPTSIPPPPLPIPPPSVPPPAVPPMPLPSYPPPGPAPAAAAPPPPPPPAGTSGFLSLQEQHLAQLQQLQQMHQKQLQSVLLGPPPPPGPPPPGLPPPPLPGSFTDWQQQPPPPVPPPVRSYQKQFAHREPPPPTRKPPAAARERDGQEPPGGHGDWGEPVPSSPVPMDMELSSPPQSPQPAAQAYLPPAQAYLPPPQAEPYLPPAQPPPAQSPPLQPYLPRAQASQPPPSFSEPPPPYLEPPPATASQPYLPPPAQGYMAHPQPYLLSSQASPSQPAQPGLAPSIPPPTKPSQAHFPPPQPSLPLPAAAQPEAAQGASKEAGGTEQPDPSTMTPQEQQQYWYQQHLLSLQQRAKAHAQGQQQMKGPVVKDASEQRAKSEEGKMSASGQQSEPPPLNESLPPASKEDESSLPSTETQLSIEPPDDPEEDLRLQQLQAAAAQWQQHPHHRVGFQYQRIMQKHAQLQQIVQQYQQIMQQPPHLQTMSVDMQLRHYEAQQKQFQQLHKDWERSMNQQWQHQLQTYPHKDQLQEYEKQWKAWDEQMKVTQSHLQEKVSSLQNLKNQYPANVSLPPPFVPYSQTTQGGIPIMPPTLPSTTPPLVPPPLSSVSQLSNSSVPSGSSSQSSQSTETPRPALLPTPGTYASKIASSTVYSPYHSQVSSSFGSSDHGKSQGHLSKQTVPISSEQGCGELKATSAVSSTHAPTMQDKPVRSGGLLPDPPRSARFEGPRGPRFDGPRGRGYDKFEGSRQRGPRFDSQRSEGYRSRFDRQNTDGQSSSRWGTIPRGPAAQFYTSTNASHGHGSRPGGPRWRGPRPHLGQQQQQQSQTDSQSENKEPFTDVAGNQQTVSRTQSTPDAQSAGPIEPNEDLTNTPQEPSKPEVKETISDPPKKWTWSSHDPNQQVEESKAPTPPIQNQKSTCLSSNPVALQSGIARTGGAVTPVTGNQDLDSPDGQLIASDSTQGLPGPEGRGKGPFMHEDRGKGPVSRGRGQGRLDDGRGRGQGDGRGWGMGRGRGMGRMDGGRGMGRMDGGRGMGRMDGGWGMGRMDDGHGRGMGRMDDGRGRGYVYRGRGQARQASIRGRGMFRRAGSRERMPDRRSGSRERMPDGRSGSRERGLGGRSDSHERVFSSRDRELAGRTGSRDRGRAGSRERGPARRAGSREREPMRRAGSREREPMRRAGSRERVPIRRAGSRERVPVRQAGSRERGPVRRAGSRERGPIRRAGSREREAGRSETGNIDKPIHLGDDPDKLPPYHRDETLRGSWGHEDDRMQEEFPLDSQDDPSLDHERLDDWERERYWRDHNSDYQDDSVDAYDRDDRLQPHHSLPPLSPLPPLPPLSSDHDRRDSWWDDWKRPRERELERDLDRTGRSSDIYDQDLDREWDRDWDMRPMDDREMGNRDLDIPPLPPLPPLPPLDRYREDRWREDRNRDHYDRDLRDRGELRIREYPERYDTWREKQDYLPERTDWERERLSDRWYPDDGDRLRSLDDHSDSSLPPPSHSSDMLGADSNLDSDQSLGGVMVLSQRQHEIILKAAQELKMLREQKEQLQKLKEFKPDISTQDSPRSQNTSTRPGAFQERWDEDSFHGLWDTNEDKGANMEYELCKQESMMPPTVSSPVKVPAVHTSVPSAVPVSLPPVIPPVPKAPVIQQTVDYGHGRDITTSKVEQIPYGERVTLRPEPLPERQTFQKEHPGRYNRERDREPYFERQGNSNTDHRDFKRERELHRDRGSVDYERERFEKERHPRDDRVLPATPSRTQSYRDKKDHPSSRRGGFERPPYERKTDRPAYDHGPSMFGENSSVQTLEFEGDRRNYPEERIPISAPSMPRQPPPAPRVERKPESKNVDDILKPPGRDSRPERIVIIMRGLPGSGKTHVAKLIRDKEVECGGPAPRVLSLDDYFITEVEKEERDPDTGKKVKKKVMEYEYEADMEETYRTSMFKTFKKTLDDGFFPFIILDAINDRVRHFEQFWSAAKTKGFEVYLAEMSADNQTCSKRNIHGRKLKEISRMSDHWEAAPRHMMRLDIRSLLQDAAIEEVEMEDFDANIEDQKEEVKKDTAEEEESELGYIPKSKWEMDTSEAKLDKLDGLRTGTKRKRDWEAIASRMEDYLQLPDDYDTRASEPGKKRVRWADLEEKKDADRKRAIGFVVGQTDWEKITDESGHLAERALNRTKYI